The DNA segment TGCGCCCGCAAATCGACCATAAGATCTGAAACCGTATTTAGTTTATATCTCGACCCTACGCTGCCAACAATGGACCAAACGGTATCTTCTTCGTTGGAAAGCGCACCGTTGGAATATTTTTTAGGGGTTGTCAACGATGTGTTTAACTTACCTAAAGTGCTGTAAATTTCTGGTGTGTAAAAACTATATTGCCCACCTATACTTATATAGGGAGCAAAGGAATTAGGCATATTTCCAAAATCCTCTATGCTTAAAGGATAGTATTCAAATTGAACTCCGAGATTAGTAACTGCAGTACTGCCGCGCATTGCTCTAAGTTGCTTGGCAAAAGTGGATTGTTTTTTATCATCAACATATTTTCCATAATGTTGGAAGGTAACTTTTTGATACGATATCTCACTCCTGACTTTGAAATGATCTTTTAGAAAACTCTGAAATATTGTTCTACTGCTATTATGTACATC comes from the Flavobacterium ardleyense genome and includes:
- a CDS encoding THC0290_0291 family protein yields the protein MSKFHITALLLVAFITNGLAQFGISHEIGIVAGPTIFKSDFGENGDFKAGIGNIGYGVGFVHYMNFSDVHNSSRTIFQSFLKDHFKVRSEISYQKVTFQHYGKYVDDKKQSTFAKQLRAMRGSTAVTNLGVQFEYYPLSIEDFGNMPNSFAPYISIGGQYSFYTPEIYSTLGKLNTSLTTPKKYSNGALSNEEDTVWSIVGSVGSRYKLNTVSDLMVDLRAQYYFSDYVDGMRPDPKIYTENKSNDWNIWFTVGYIYYLGY